A stretch of the Polyangiaceae bacterium genome encodes the following:
- a CDS encoding adenylate/guanylate cyclase domain-containing protein, translated as MASAGDLVTAPPSLGELLSRHPWPKELTDKGRPLEFLWHFELDATPSELWPFISDTSRLNRAMGVTRMNFEERDGVLHGSAVNGGFLQEWVEVPWTWVAEREMTSVRLYSRGFAHSVRGIFELHPLGERTRVSVYFGWVPRGFWQRWLLGIGMRPLEREFSRVLGEVERTIGDARRASNPFVMAPPALSEEARRRLDELGKRLVADGVEPELVRRIAEHLSSEDEMDLFRIQILPLARRWKQAEDAVLEAFLKATRIGLLSLSWDVICPHCRGVRSEVRTLGELPKRGDCKACGIDFETASDEAIEVTFHVHPSIREVQRQFFCSAEPAFKSHIKLQQLVPPGERLRCTTALAPGRYRLRVSGLPEARALEVREESEAAEVEWRPGADIAPESRPSPELVLENDADEPRTFVVETPTWSDDALRPARLLSFQQFRDLFTEEYLGSDVQLSVGRQTILFTDVVGSTKLYATRGDPGAFVDVKRHFTEILEVVKQHHGAIVKTIGDAAMAAFPSPVDALAAAEQIQLRLPPGREDLSIRVRASINAGPCIAVNLNTNLDYFGNTVNLAAKLQACAEAGQIAFPAALLDQPGVKELLESKQAELHEESFETPGAGNLRVLRWDVNP; from the coding sequence ATGGCCTCTGCCGGCGATCTCGTGACGGCGCCCCCCAGCCTCGGCGAGCTCCTGTCCCGCCATCCTTGGCCGAAGGAGCTCACCGACAAGGGCCGCCCGCTGGAGTTCCTGTGGCACTTCGAGCTCGACGCCACCCCCAGCGAGCTCTGGCCGTTCATCAGCGACACCTCGCGGCTGAACCGCGCCATGGGCGTCACGCGCATGAATTTCGAGGAGCGCGACGGCGTGCTGCACGGCAGCGCCGTCAACGGCGGCTTCCTCCAGGAGTGGGTCGAGGTGCCCTGGACCTGGGTGGCCGAGCGCGAGATGACCTCGGTGCGCCTCTACAGTCGTGGCTTTGCCCACTCCGTGCGCGGCATCTTCGAGCTTCACCCGCTCGGGGAGCGCACGCGCGTGAGCGTGTACTTCGGCTGGGTGCCCCGGGGCTTCTGGCAGCGCTGGTTGCTCGGCATCGGCATGCGCCCGCTCGAGCGCGAGTTCTCGCGGGTGCTCGGCGAGGTGGAGCGGACCATCGGGGACGCGCGCCGGGCCTCGAATCCCTTCGTGATGGCGCCGCCTGCGCTGTCGGAAGAGGCGCGACGTCGCCTGGACGAGCTCGGCAAGCGGCTGGTCGCCGACGGCGTCGAGCCGGAGCTGGTGCGCCGCATCGCCGAGCACCTGAGCTCGGAGGACGAGATGGACCTGTTCCGGATCCAGATCCTGCCGCTGGCGCGGCGCTGGAAGCAGGCCGAAGACGCGGTGCTCGAGGCGTTCCTGAAGGCGACGCGGATCGGGCTCCTGTCCTTGTCCTGGGACGTCATCTGTCCGCACTGCCGAGGCGTGAGATCCGAGGTCCGCACCCTCGGTGAGCTGCCGAAGAGAGGTGACTGCAAGGCTTGCGGCATCGACTTCGAGACCGCCAGCGACGAGGCCATCGAGGTGACGTTCCACGTTCACCCCTCGATCCGCGAGGTCCAGCGCCAGTTCTTCTGCAGCGCCGAGCCGGCGTTCAAATCGCACATCAAGCTGCAGCAGCTGGTGCCGCCGGGCGAGCGCCTGCGCTGCACCACGGCGCTCGCTCCCGGACGCTATCGCTTGCGCGTCTCGGGGCTGCCCGAGGCGAGAGCGCTCGAGGTGCGGGAAGAGTCCGAAGCGGCGGAGGTCGAGTGGAGGCCCGGCGCGGACATTGCGCCGGAGTCCCGCCCTTCGCCGGAGCTGGTGCTCGAGAACGACGCCGACGAGCCGCGCACGTTCGTGGTCGAGACGCCGACCTGGTCGGACGACGCGCTCCGGCCGGCGCGCCTGCTCAGCTTCCAACAGTTCCGGGATCTGTTCACCGAGGAGTACCTGGGCTCCGACGTGCAGCTCTCGGTGGGCCGGCAGACCATCTTGTTCACGGACGTGGTCGGCTCGACCAAGCTCTACGCCACGCGCGGGGATCCCGGCGCGTTCGTGGACGTGAAGCGGCACTTCACCGAGATCTTGGAGGTGGTGAAGCAGCACCACGGCGCCATCGTGAAGACCATCGGCGACGCGGCCATGGCGGCGTTCCCGAGCCCGGTGGACGCGCTGGCGGCGGCGGAGCAGATCCAGCTCCGGCTGCCGCCCGGTCGCGAGGACTTGTCCATTCGCGTGCGCGCCAGCATCAACGCGGGACCTTGCATCGCGGTGAACCTGAACACCAACCTGGACTACTTCGGCAACACGGTGAATCTGGCCGCCAAGCTCCAGGCCTGCGCGGAGGCGGGGCAGATCGCGTTCCCCGCCGCGTTGCTCGACCAACCCGGTGTGAAGGAGCTGCTGGAGTCCAAGCAAGCAGAGCTCCACGAGGAGTCGTTCGAGACGCCGGGCGCGGGCAACCTGCGGGTGCTCCGCTGGGACGTGAATCCTTGA
- a CDS encoding CYTH domain-containing protein: MGVEIERKFLVVGEGWRGAGASRSIRQGYLSTDPDRVVRVRLSGARGYLTVKGRAQGARRTEIELEIPAGEATELLALCKGSLVEKTRHVIEHGGFRWELDEFTGDNAGLLVAELEVADEADFERALSAPPPWLGRDVTDDPRLANSALSERPFAAWSDAERRALGAQ, encoded by the coding sequence GTGGGCGTCGAGATCGAGCGCAAGTTCCTGGTCGTTGGCGAGGGCTGGCGCGGCGCGGGCGCGAGCCGCTCGATCCGCCAGGGCTATCTCTCGACGGATCCGGATCGCGTCGTGCGCGTGCGACTGAGCGGCGCGCGCGGCTACCTGACGGTCAAGGGACGCGCGCAGGGCGCACGGCGCACGGAGATCGAGCTGGAGATCCCCGCCGGAGAAGCCACCGAGCTGCTCGCGCTGTGCAAGGGCTCGCTGGTCGAGAAGACCCGGCACGTGATCGAGCACGGAGGCTTCCGCTGGGAGCTCGACGAGTTCACGGGAGACAACGCCGGGCTACTGGTGGCCGAGCTCGAGGTCGCCGACGAGGCCGACTTCGAGCGTGCGCTCTCGGCTCCTCCCCCGTGGTTGGGTCGAGACGTCACCGACGATCCGCGGCTGGCGAACTCCGCGCTCTCCGAGCGCCCGTTCGCGGCGTGGAGCGACGCCGAGCGGCGCGCGCTCGGCGCTCAGTGA
- a CDS encoding cobalamin B12-binding domain-containing protein has translation MRILCINPNREQMPWPVIPVGLALVATATERAGHDVSFLDLTFSRDPARDVARAVGRERPELVALTIRNLDNCNFERPVFFLPEIRDQVVASIREHAPDAELVVGGAAVNVCPAEILEYLGADYALVGEGEEALAALCAALEAKADPRSLPGVLGRRRGRELPLASNRRGEPAAGRAVVSELGRGAWSRAHRWVDVKRYASLGTPYSIQTKRGCALECSYCVYNNIEGRRYRLREPVDVVDEIEAAISHGVRHVEFVDSTFNLPLSHARALCAELERRRLPVELSTMGLNPAGVTEELVLAMKRAGFKTLMCTPESAAETTLASLQKGFGKHAIERTAKALRDADIPTWWFFLIGAPGETMATVRETLAFCEKHIPPSHLVLFTTGIRVYAGTPLERYCRQTGWFSPDESLFEPSWYLSPELDVAELYDTLVKAAVAHPNWMTNAETVISPTLATLMKRGFRAAGMKGPFWQHLPRLFSLVTRVGARQRGLAQAAQSLRGMTDVRHHRGTY, from the coding sequence GTGCGCATCCTCTGCATCAACCCCAATCGCGAGCAGATGCCTTGGCCGGTGATCCCCGTGGGGCTCGCGCTGGTGGCCACGGCGACCGAGCGCGCCGGACACGACGTCAGCTTCCTGGATCTGACGTTCTCGCGGGATCCGGCCCGAGATGTCGCCCGCGCCGTCGGGCGCGAGCGCCCCGAGCTGGTCGCGCTCACCATCCGCAACCTGGACAACTGCAACTTCGAGCGACCGGTGTTCTTCCTGCCGGAGATCCGCGATCAGGTGGTGGCGAGCATTCGCGAGCACGCGCCGGACGCCGAGCTGGTGGTGGGCGGCGCCGCCGTGAACGTGTGCCCCGCCGAGATCCTCGAGTACCTGGGCGCGGACTACGCGCTGGTCGGAGAAGGTGAAGAGGCGCTGGCGGCGCTGTGCGCGGCGCTGGAGGCCAAAGCCGACCCGCGCAGCCTGCCCGGCGTGCTCGGGCGCCGGCGTGGGCGCGAGCTGCCCTTGGCCAGCAACCGCCGCGGCGAGCCCGCCGCCGGGCGCGCGGTGGTCTCGGAGCTTGGCCGGGGCGCGTGGAGCCGCGCCCACCGCTGGGTGGACGTGAAGCGCTACGCGTCGCTCGGCACGCCGTATTCGATCCAGACCAAGCGCGGCTGCGCGCTCGAGTGCTCGTACTGCGTCTACAACAACATCGAGGGCCGGCGCTACCGCCTGCGCGAGCCCGTGGACGTCGTGGACGAGATCGAGGCGGCCATCTCCCACGGCGTCCGACACGTCGAGTTCGTGGACTCGACCTTCAACCTCCCGCTCTCCCACGCGCGGGCGCTGTGCGCGGAGCTCGAGCGCCGCCGCTTGCCGGTCGAGCTCTCCACCATGGGGCTGAACCCCGCCGGCGTGACGGAAGAGCTGGTCTTGGCGATGAAGCGTGCCGGCTTCAAGACCTTGATGTGCACGCCGGAGAGCGCCGCCGAGACCACGCTCGCCTCGCTCCAGAAGGGCTTCGGCAAACACGCCATCGAGCGCACGGCGAAGGCGCTCCGCGACGCGGACATCCCCACCTGGTGGTTCTTCCTGATCGGCGCCCCCGGCGAGACCATGGCCACGGTGCGGGAGACGCTGGCGTTCTGCGAAAAGCACATCCCGCCTTCGCACCTGGTGCTGTTCACGACGGGGATCCGCGTCTACGCCGGCACGCCGCTCGAGCGGTACTGCCGCCAGACCGGTTGGTTCTCGCCGGACGAGTCGCTGTTCGAGCCGTCCTGGTATCTCTCGCCGGAGCTCGACGTGGCCGAGCTCTACGACACGCTGGTGAAGGCCGCCGTGGCACACCCGAACTGGATGACCAACGCGGAGACGGTCATCAGCCCGACGCTGGCCACGCTGATGAAGCGCGGCTTCCGCGCCGCCGGCATGAAGGGGCCGTTCTGGCAGCACCTGCCCCGGCTGTTCTCGCTGGTGACCCGGGTCGGTGCGCGCCAGCGGGGATTGGCACAGGCGGCGCAGAGCCTGCGCGGCATGACCGACGTGCGGCACCACCGGGGAACCTACTGA
- a CDS encoding TrmB family transcriptional regulator, with protein MSDDLVEALQELGFTSAEAKAYIALLKVSPATGYELASRSGVPRSAIYGVLKRLEGQGLVNVAGREPARYVALPPADLEKIIEARFAKRLRGLKSSLESLAQPASTSITWTIQGYASVLEEAERLIGGTEKQLYGSLWGREAARLAPAFRDARRRGVEIILFSFNPLESALGTVLSYGIDEHELEAYWPHKLILVADQRRALLGGADELPSTRAVLTEERALVEMAVANLVLDITLLGQRRGVDTAAVVTRLTALLAPVEELAPRRKGPGKKRA; from the coding sequence GTGAGCGACGATCTCGTCGAGGCGCTACAGGAGCTCGGCTTCACCTCTGCCGAGGCGAAGGCGTACATCGCGTTGCTCAAGGTGAGCCCCGCGACGGGCTACGAGCTGGCGTCGCGCTCGGGGGTGCCCCGGTCGGCCATCTACGGCGTGCTCAAGCGGCTCGAGGGCCAGGGCCTGGTCAACGTGGCGGGACGCGAGCCGGCGCGTTACGTGGCGCTGCCCCCCGCGGATCTGGAGAAGATCATCGAGGCCCGCTTCGCCAAGCGCTTGCGCGGGCTGAAGAGCTCGCTCGAGAGCTTGGCGCAGCCGGCGAGCACGAGCATCACCTGGACCATCCAGGGTTATGCTTCGGTGCTCGAAGAAGCAGAGCGGCTGATCGGCGGAACCGAGAAGCAGCTCTACGGCTCGCTGTGGGGGCGCGAGGCGGCGCGGCTTGCCCCGGCGTTTCGCGACGCGCGACGCCGGGGCGTCGAGATCATCCTGTTCTCGTTCAACCCGCTGGAGAGCGCGCTCGGCACGGTGCTCAGCTACGGCATCGACGAGCACGAGCTCGAGGCGTATTGGCCGCACAAGCTGATCCTGGTGGCCGACCAGCGGCGCGCCCTGCTCGGCGGCGCCGACGAGCTCCCGAGTACGCGCGCCGTCTTGACCGAGGAGCGCGCCTTGGTCGAGATGGCCGTGGCCAACCTGGTGCTGGACATCACCTTGCTCGGGCAGCGCCGGGGGGTGGACACGGCGGCGGTGGTCACCCGGCTGACGGCCCTCTTGGCCCCCGTGGAAGAGCTGGCCCCGCGGCGAAAAGGCCCGGGGAAGAAGCGCGCTTGA